The following are encoded together in the Microthrixaceae bacterium genome:
- a CDS encoding glycosyltransferase yields MHDLTHQLGSPGAGSRSLRHRVVFVCRNPERWPDLFDGSSWPATLDGQHERVVTHEDLAIVQSAVVLAGLGYEVELCAEFQPDAINVVSSVDLRISDRTAHAFVVAFRADWARPILGDLTLTMNETIATRPTEFALPHWTQTGLVRRDPDRPSRVENLVFKGDLVNLDARFRSDSFGRELARRDIRFRCDVFDHATQTSGWNDYRDVDAVLAVRDIPPTETATKPASKLINSWAAGVVAILGNEPAYRELRRHDLDYFEVSTPQQALDALDRLNRNPRFYDAVVGQGRIRAADYTNERTAERWMALLNGVVADAFERWLAENPLHRTARHAVRAVGQRVENAVFRRRQATR; encoded by the coding sequence ATGCATGACTTGACGCATCAGCTTGGGTCGCCAGGCGCTGGCTCGCGGTCGCTTCGCCATCGGGTCGTGTTCGTGTGCCGCAATCCGGAACGGTGGCCGGATCTGTTCGACGGGTCATCGTGGCCGGCCACCCTCGACGGGCAGCACGAACGTGTCGTGACCCACGAAGATCTCGCGATCGTGCAGAGCGCGGTGGTCTTGGCGGGCTTGGGCTACGAAGTTGAATTGTGCGCCGAGTTCCAGCCTGATGCGATCAATGTCGTGAGCAGTGTCGACCTGCGGATCTCGGATCGCACCGCCCACGCTTTCGTCGTCGCGTTCCGCGCCGATTGGGCGCGGCCGATTCTTGGCGATCTGACGCTCACCATGAACGAGACCATCGCCACTCGGCCGACCGAGTTCGCTCTACCTCACTGGACGCAAACGGGACTGGTGAGGCGCGATCCCGATCGGCCGAGTCGAGTTGAGAATCTCGTGTTCAAAGGCGATCTCGTGAACCTCGACGCCCGGTTTCGAAGCGACTCGTTCGGCCGGGAACTCGCCCGTCGCGACATCCGGTTCCGCTGCGACGTTTTTGACCATGCCACACAAACGAGCGGCTGGAATGACTACCGAGACGTCGACGCGGTGCTGGCCGTGCGAGACATCCCCCCGACCGAAACCGCTACCAAGCCGGCCAGCAAACTGATCAACTCCTGGGCGGCTGGGGTCGTGGCGATCCTCGGCAACGAGCCTGCCTATCGCGAGCTGCGACGCCATGACCTCGATTATTTCGAGGTTTCCACACCCCAACAGGCGCTCGATGCGTTGGATCGGCTCAACAGAAATCCGAGGTTCTATGACGCTGTCGTTGGCCAAGGCCGCATTCGTGCTGCGGACTACACCAACGAGCGCACTGCCGAGCGTTGGATGGCGTTGCTCAACGGCGTGGTGGCGGATGCGTTCGAGCGGTGGTTGGCTGAAAATCCGTTGCATCGCACGGCGCGGCACGCCGTGCGAGCGGTGGGTCAGCGCGTCGAGAACGCGGTCTTTCGACGGCGTCAGGCGACGCGGTGA
- a CDS encoding glycosyltransferase: MTPRVTIFIPTYERAAYLRDAIDSALAQTMPDFELLIGDNSRTDGTEEVVRTYDDPRIRYVRHPENLGQQGNWLWLIENASAPFVASLHDDDVWCPDFLADLLPVIEADESVSMVFSDYDLIDGEGSVLTEETAELRERSHRDRLPAGRLDIDLAGALRLIAVWNAPQPAYCAILRRTAVLDCEFPPEIDPVYDIWLSYQIARRSESFAYVPGVHTLYRWHGGSSTTVGWAPQEDEIFSRIIVENHGLGPVIEEIERYWSFIRWGRGVRMMEDRSQCAESRRTLRAAAPRLDPARKVLATAASRSPHMWNGLSALRSRSRQIRSR; this comes from the coding sequence ATGACCCCGAGGGTCACCATCTTCATTCCAACCTATGAACGAGCGGCCTACCTGCGCGACGCTATCGATTCGGCGTTGGCGCAGACGATGCCGGACTTCGAGCTGTTGATCGGCGACAACAGTCGAACCGATGGCACCGAGGAGGTCGTTCGGACCTACGACGACCCGCGGATTCGCTATGTCCGCCACCCGGAGAACCTCGGCCAGCAGGGCAACTGGTTGTGGCTGATCGAGAACGCCTCGGCGCCGTTCGTCGCGTCGCTGCACGACGATGATGTCTGGTGTCCCGACTTTTTGGCGGATCTGTTGCCGGTCATCGAAGCCGATGAGTCCGTTTCCATGGTGTTTTCCGATTATGACCTGATCGACGGTGAGGGTTCAGTGTTGACCGAGGAGACCGCCGAGCTCCGCGAGCGCTCTCACCGAGACCGCTTGCCCGCCGGCCGCCTGGACATCGACCTCGCCGGGGCACTTCGTCTGATTGCGGTGTGGAACGCTCCGCAGCCCGCCTATTGCGCGATCCTGCGCCGGACGGCAGTGCTCGACTGCGAGTTCCCGCCGGAAATCGACCCGGTGTATGACATCTGGCTGTCCTACCAAATCGCCCGACGCAGCGAATCGTTCGCCTACGTCCCCGGGGTTCACACGCTGTACCGGTGGCACGGCGGTTCCTCGACCACCGTCGGTTGGGCCCCTCAGGAGGACGAGATCTTCTCCAGAATCATCGTCGAGAACCATGGGCTCGGTCCGGTGATCGAGGAAATCGAGCGGTACTGGTCGTTCATCCGTTGGGGGCGGGGAGTGCGCATGATGGAAGACCGCTCGCAATGTGCCGAATCCCGGCGCACGCTCCGGGCAGCGGCGCCGCGGCTTGATCCGGCTCGGAAAGTGTTGGCGACCGCCGCGAGCCGTTCCCCGCACATGTGGAACGGTTTGAGCGCATTGCGCTCCCGATCGCGACAGATTCGGTCACGATGA
- a CDS encoding glycosyltransferase: MSICTYRRNEPLRRLLGALAAQANSIETMTVGVSIIDDSPEAGARSVVSQFEGRFSGGIGYTSTASGNISTARNAAIATALDMDADWVMFIDDDCLPHERWIEIMASTQQRTGADLVTGPVEDIAPPNAPAWLTQQPFLNLIAQYTDGEEPPYGTTANVFISAAWLRAHPDVRFRSQLGELGGEDMVWFDTARSAGIVHRYSLHAPVYEQVPLERCRFGYQLRNKLWFGNTMYVTSSHRGEAPNRLLLRGIKYLVNGFAMPLRRIVRREDPHLRYSLATICIGVGLVGGRFGLRVKHH; this comes from the coding sequence GTGTCGATCTGTACGTACCGGCGTAACGAACCCCTGCGACGGCTCCTCGGTGCGCTCGCCGCACAGGCCAATTCGATCGAGACCATGACCGTCGGTGTGTCGATCATCGACGACAGCCCCGAAGCGGGCGCTCGAAGCGTCGTGTCGCAATTCGAGGGGCGATTCTCCGGAGGGATCGGTTACACCTCGACGGCTTCGGGCAATATCTCCACGGCGAGGAACGCAGCGATCGCCACCGCGCTCGACATGGATGCCGACTGGGTGATGTTCATCGACGATGACTGTCTTCCCCACGAACGCTGGATCGAGATCATGGCGTCGACACAGCAGCGAACCGGTGCCGACCTGGTCACCGGGCCCGTGGAAGATATCGCTCCCCCGAACGCCCCGGCATGGCTGACGCAACAACCGTTTCTCAACCTCATCGCGCAGTACACCGATGGCGAGGAGCCGCCTTACGGGACGACGGCCAACGTGTTCATCTCGGCAGCGTGGTTGCGAGCCCATCCCGACGTGCGGTTTCGCTCGCAACTCGGAGAACTCGGTGGCGAGGACATGGTGTGGTTCGACACGGCGCGATCGGCGGGGATCGTTCACCGCTACAGCCTGCATGCACCGGTGTACGAACAGGTCCCGCTCGAGCGGTGTCGTTTCGGATACCAACTGCGCAACAAGCTGTGGTTCGGCAACACGATGTACGTCACGTCGTCGCATCGCGGAGAGGCGCCGAATCGCCTGCTGTTACGCGGCATCAAGTATCTGGTGAACGGTTTTGCCATGCCGTTGCGTCGCATCGTCCGACGTGAGGACCCCCACCTTCGCTATTCCCTGGCAACCATCTGCATCGGCGTCGGGCTGGTCGGCGGGCGGTTCGGCCTACGGGTGAAACACCACTGA
- a CDS encoding O-antigen ligase family protein gives MTAAPVITRSRYRGRSWDPLIRPLAVAALALCLLFNSRAVLAIDGVLIPNTVPLLLGLGAIAMAITVPRPETVIIPIAPTLLMLLLIASVGWSADPDNAILWLRSDMIVAVGVAALVLALPNRDVIAGLKLFVGVALAVTLLAVVVDPLARMHIDPTGEAPDLTGWHGWFIHKNTMAGFMVVALPTVMAFYRTRWARWTGYAVIVVLMIGSDSTTGRSALVVVAAVRVWVAFNRRLSSRGSVTFLVSTIALVALAIIAAVSSLATLADAAGKDLTFTGRTQIWSAVLNAWAERPILGYGIKGLFAVPLSSMSLQLMREIGFKAGHAHSGPLDVGLQLGLVGLIAVIGVLVGIYRASIRELRRSLSVPMFCLTVIVGITIMSVGESALLGPNIAVFFILRAMLLKTARANDLAEVARLDELRRGPQVVDATVGPGPAR, from the coding sequence ATGACCGCTGCGCCCGTCATCACCAGATCCAGATATCGGGGACGCTCGTGGGACCCGTTGATACGTCCCTTGGCGGTCGCTGCGCTCGCATTGTGCCTCCTGTTCAACAGTCGCGCCGTTCTGGCGATCGACGGCGTCTTGATTCCCAACACGGTGCCGCTGTTGCTCGGCCTCGGGGCGATCGCGATGGCGATCACCGTTCCCCGACCCGAGACCGTCATCATTCCGATCGCTCCGACGTTGTTGATGCTCTTGTTGATCGCATCGGTCGGATGGTCGGCCGATCCGGACAACGCGATCCTGTGGCTGCGTTCCGACATGATTGTCGCGGTTGGGGTGGCGGCGTTGGTGCTGGCGTTGCCGAACCGTGACGTGATCGCCGGATTGAAGCTGTTCGTGGGAGTTGCGCTTGCGGTGACCCTGTTGGCGGTCGTGGTGGATCCGCTCGCGCGGATGCACATCGATCCGACTGGCGAGGCGCCGGACCTCACCGGCTGGCACGGGTGGTTCATCCACAAGAACACCATGGCCGGGTTCATGGTCGTCGCGCTTCCGACGGTCATGGCCTTCTACCGCACCCGTTGGGCACGGTGGACGGGTTACGCCGTGATTGTGGTGCTGATGATCGGATCGGACTCAACCACCGGCAGGTCGGCGTTGGTCGTGGTGGCAGCAGTGAGGGTCTGGGTGGCGTTCAACCGTCGACTTTCGAGCCGAGGTTCGGTCACGTTCCTGGTGTCCACGATCGCGCTCGTCGCGCTTGCCATCATCGCCGCGGTGAGTTCGTTGGCCACACTCGCCGACGCGGCCGGCAAGGACCTGACGTTCACCGGGCGAACGCAGATCTGGTCGGCCGTGTTGAACGCGTGGGCCGAGCGCCCGATCCTCGGGTACGGAATCAAGGGCCTGTTCGCCGTACCGCTGAGTTCGATGAGCCTCCAACTCATGCGCGAGATCGGTTTCAAGGCCGGCCACGCCCACAGCGGTCCCCTCGACGTAGGGCTGCAACTCGGTTTGGTCGGACTGATCGCGGTTATCGGCGTGTTGGTGGGGATCTACCGGGCGTCGATCCGTGAGCTCCGCCGGTCGTTGTCGGTTCCGATGTTCTGCCTCACGGTGATCGTCGGGATCACGATCATGTCGGTCGGGGAGTCAGCGTTGCTCGGCCCCAATATCGCGGTGTTCTTCATCCTGCGTGCGATGCTGCTCAAGACCGCGAGGGCCAACGATCTCGCCGAGGTAGCCCGCCTTGACGAGTTGAGGCGCGGTCCGCAGGTCGTCGACGCTACCGTCGGGCCTGGTCCAGCACGCTGA
- a CDS encoding glycoside hydrolase family 9 protein has product MIAALAVTVTIVRSGNDDDGGTTPDRSGPEPTASQVTTVAQLELDSHADPFGTRITATITPPDGVDQMQIGLDPSVGLGEWRDLATTVTLDASEGYQEVFARFRDSTASGSGASPTDFTVAGITIDSGYEAATADPPVPRSIGLITPQILDVVVEIGRIDRGISNDGDTYTGATVEPTRFDSGWKISGPNAPTLSFVDRISTPTDGGRDATGDMKLFAVRHEVRLGLSAPLEPGATYTVTSPVGSTIELVADDHLAHSPAVSVNQAGYTSTGTKIATYAIPNALGSTSSPTAVEFAIVDSEGREHFRGTGVAAPSGSEAGKGDLTDAAVWRLRFDEVATAGRYRVCVDEVGCSPGFAVDDAIWSRLAATVAHSLYYQRSGIELNQPYGSFSRPRTNHPDDYTTVLETNLTGFDASEQTDETLFDSITAEATTTPVADAWGGHFDAGDWDRRTQHLFMVRTLFDLARRYPEAFPDGSLNLPESGNGISDLVDEALWTVDLFRRLQREDGAVRGGIESERFPDAGIASWQDTITRYAFAPDPWSSWVYASVAADASMLLAGIDDQRSVEYASSAVRAWEWAATQPVPTTDGDPANAKVLSQRAVAAAALYDLTGEDRFVQSFAADVPFRDLPASTLSCHSFEWCDAGWRYLLIDQARTDATLRANIEASFASVASAIADASDTTRYGWCLEDPGVPMVWGMGVGGNPHVATLLRAWLISQDPRLLELAERCSAVSLGMNPLNNSFVTGVGTNPVRHPLITDASFGGLPVWPGIPVYGTHPLDDLAWVAEYRLKPAGSNVAAATLPLLRSWFDLPDVAAMNEFTIWQSQAPAIWAFSVLDQARR; this is encoded by the coding sequence GTGATCGCTGCCCTAGCGGTCACCGTCACAATCGTCCGCAGCGGCAACGACGACGACGGGGGTACCACGCCCGACCGGAGCGGGCCCGAGCCCACCGCATCGCAGGTCACGACGGTGGCCCAGCTCGAGCTCGACTCACACGCCGACCCATTCGGCACCCGGATCACCGCCACGATCACCCCGCCGGATGGGGTCGATCAGATGCAGATCGGCCTCGATCCCTCGGTTGGACTGGGGGAATGGCGCGATTTGGCGACCACGGTCACCCTCGACGCCTCAGAGGGCTACCAGGAAGTGTTCGCCCGCTTCCGCGACAGCACCGCCAGTGGCAGCGGAGCCTCTCCGACCGACTTCACGGTTGCCGGCATCACCATCGACTCCGGCTATGAGGCCGCTACCGCCGACCCACCGGTTCCCCGCTCGATCGGCCTGATCACCCCCCAGATCCTGGACGTCGTCGTCGAGATCGGCCGGATCGACCGTGGCATCAGCAACGACGGCGACACCTACACCGGAGCCACCGTCGAGCCGACCAGGTTCGATTCCGGATGGAAGATCAGCGGCCCGAACGCCCCGACGCTCAGCTTCGTCGACCGCATCTCTACTCCCACCGACGGCGGACGTGACGCCACCGGAGACATGAAACTGTTCGCGGTGCGCCACGAGGTTCGCCTCGGGTTGTCGGCACCACTTGAACCAGGCGCCACGTACACCGTCACCTCTCCGGTGGGCTCCACGATCGAACTCGTCGCCGATGACCACCTCGCGCACAGTCCCGCGGTGTCGGTCAACCAAGCCGGCTACACGTCGACGGGAACCAAGATCGCCACCTACGCAATACCCAACGCGCTCGGCTCAACCAGTTCACCGACCGCCGTCGAGTTCGCGATCGTCGATTCCGAGGGGCGCGAACACTTCCGCGGAACCGGAGTTGCGGCGCCGTCCGGCAGCGAGGCCGGCAAAGGCGACCTGACCGACGCCGCTGTCTGGAGGCTTCGTTTCGATGAGGTGGCGACCGCCGGGCGGTACCGGGTCTGTGTCGACGAGGTCGGCTGCTCACCGGGCTTCGCCGTCGACGACGCGATCTGGAGTCGCCTGGCTGCAACCGTCGCCCACTCGCTGTATTACCAACGAAGCGGTATCGAACTGAACCAGCCCTACGGGTCGTTCAGCCGGCCGCGGACGAACCACCCCGATGACTACACGACCGTCCTCGAAACCAACCTGACCGGATTCGACGCATCCGAACAAACCGACGAGACCCTCTTCGATTCCATCACCGCCGAGGCAACGACCACCCCGGTCGCGGATGCGTGGGGTGGTCACTTTGACGCCGGAGACTGGGACCGGCGCACACAGCACCTCTTCATGGTCCGCACGCTGTTCGATCTCGCTCGCAGATACCCCGAGGCGTTTCCGGACGGCAGCCTGAACCTGCCCGAGTCGGGCAACGGCATCAGCGACCTCGTCGACGAGGCGCTGTGGACCGTGGACCTTTTCCGTCGACTGCAGCGCGAAGACGGCGCCGTGCGCGGCGGCATTGAGAGCGAGCGGTTCCCCGATGCCGGCATCGCCTCGTGGCAAGACACCATCACCCGCTACGCCTTCGCACCGGACCCGTGGTCCTCATGGGTTTACGCCTCGGTGGCGGCCGACGCCTCGATGTTGTTGGCCGGCATCGACGACCAACGCTCCGTGGAGTACGCGTCGAGCGCCGTACGAGCTTGGGAGTGGGCAGCGACCCAGCCGGTGCCGACCACCGACGGCGACCCGGCCAACGCCAAGGTCCTCTCACAGCGAGCCGTCGCTGCGGCGGCGTTGTACGACCTCACCGGCGAAGATCGCTTCGTCCAATCGTTCGCCGCGGACGTCCCCTTTCGCGACCTGCCCGCCAGCACGCTCAGCTGTCACAGCTTCGAATGGTGTGACGCCGGGTGGAGATACCTCCTGATCGACCAGGCACGCACCGACGCCACTCTGCGGGCAAACATCGAAGCCAGCTTCGCTTCCGTGGCATCCGCGATCGCCGACGCATCGGACACGACCCGATACGGGTGGTGCCTCGAAGATCCGGGGGTTCCGATGGTCTGGGGCATGGGAGTCGGTGGCAACCCACACGTTGCGACCCTGTTGCGAGCGTGGCTGATCAGTCAGGACCCACGCCTCCTGGAGCTTGCGGAACGCTGCAGCGCCGTGTCGCTGGGCATGAACCCGCTGAACAACTCGTTTGTCACCGGGGTGGGAACCAACCCTGTTCGCCACCCGCTGATCACCGACGCCTCGTTCGGGGGGCTTCCGGTTTGGCCGGGTATACCGGTCTACGGCACCCATCCCCTCGATGACCTGGCATGGGTGGCCGAGTACCGTCTGAAACCCGCCGGCTCAAATGTCGCCGCCGCGACCTTGCCGTTGCTGCGCTCGTGGTTCGACCTGCCCGACGTAGCGGCGATGAACGAGTTCACCATCTGGCAATCCCAGGCTCCCGCCATCTGGGCGTTCAGCGTGCTGGACCAGGCCCGACGGTAG
- a CDS encoding lipopolysaccharide biosynthesis protein, producing the protein MSDVDNEAENEEARFEGVFRHFRKGGLGNDAAWGSLHDLTQLFVQTASFLLLGRKLGVEDYGRYVGVYGIVGPIGGLTWSGVTLAVLQRRLGERDSINKTARDFFLLAIVLGVFATSLGTLIGSQIISGLAVTTILAVMTAELVANAFNQVSLSMVQAEHGFASATRLKMVVLFIRVSVLIALVAVDSLTIGHLAVGFTIGFFLYTALLVRTVLPAFGIRVQLARPSNGILRVTGSISLPIAAGVLQQDGDKAVLNAYNFQHDAGLYGAAFRVVSMGLMPLRALEAAAFQRFLPHDESSRNQHTRRAWRFSVLSLTGSIIIGIGIYICAPLLDFLIGQDFAEAEAMIPWLLPFLPLTAISNAPSNGLLGLGKFLPRAAVYGAGALTSLTCYILFIPRFHEPWKGAVLGTILGELLLVILGWTLLLHYQRQHNRTLVD; encoded by the coding sequence ATGAGCGACGTCGATAACGAAGCAGAAAATGAAGAGGCCCGTTTCGAAGGGGTCTTTCGCCATTTTCGCAAGGGTGGGCTCGGCAACGATGCCGCCTGGGGCTCGCTTCACGACCTGACGCAACTGTTCGTGCAGACCGCCTCGTTTCTTCTGCTGGGACGCAAACTCGGCGTGGAAGACTATGGACGCTACGTCGGGGTCTACGGCATCGTCGGTCCGATCGGCGGTCTGACCTGGTCCGGCGTTACCTTGGCGGTCCTCCAACGTCGGCTCGGGGAGCGCGACTCGATCAACAAGACCGCCCGCGACTTTTTCCTGCTTGCGATCGTGCTCGGCGTGTTCGCCACCTCGCTCGGCACCCTCATCGGCAGCCAAATCATCAGCGGGTTGGCGGTCACGACGATTCTGGCGGTGATGACCGCCGAACTGGTCGCGAACGCGTTCAACCAGGTCTCGTTGTCGATGGTGCAGGCCGAACATGGATTCGCATCTGCGACGCGCCTGAAGATGGTCGTGTTGTTCATCCGCGTGAGCGTGCTGATCGCACTTGTCGCCGTCGATTCGCTCACCATCGGGCATCTGGCCGTCGGATTCACCATCGGGTTCTTCCTGTACACGGCACTCCTGGTGCGCACGGTTCTTCCCGCGTTCGGAATTCGCGTTCAGCTCGCCCGACCCAGCAACGGCATTCTGCGCGTGACCGGGTCGATCTCGCTACCCATCGCAGCGGGCGTGCTGCAGCAAGACGGCGATAAGGCGGTTTTGAACGCCTACAACTTTCAACACGATGCAGGGCTGTACGGCGCGGCCTTTCGCGTCGTTTCGATGGGATTGATGCCGTTGCGCGCCCTCGAGGCTGCGGCGTTTCAACGATTCCTCCCCCACGACGAAAGCAGTCGGAACCAACACACCCGACGCGCCTGGCGCTTTTCGGTGCTGTCGCTGACCGGAAGCATCATCATCGGTATCGGCATCTACATCTGCGCACCGTTGCTCGACTTCCTCATCGGTCAGGATTTCGCCGAGGCCGAAGCGATGATCCCTTGGTTGTTACCGTTCCTGCCGCTCACCGCCATTTCCAATGCCCCTTCGAATGGGCTCCTCGGACTTGGGAAGTTCCTTCCTCGAGCAGCGGTCTACGGCGCCGGAGCGCTGACGAGCCTGACGTGTTACATCCTCTTCATTCCACGGTTCCATGAACCGTGGAAGGGAGCAGTGCTCGGCACGATTCTCGGCGAACTCCTGTTGGTCATCCTCGGCTGGACGTTGCTGTTGCACTACCAACGTCAGCACAACCGGACGCTCGTCGATTGA